A genome region from Flavobacterium sp. CFS9 includes the following:
- a CDS encoding glycine zipper family protein, which produces MKALYIFIAAVFLVSCQNQGKEDINKAKQASIDSMKVEISKQRVIDSMRTEMAKIREEQKVEAQQKLETQKVVVVNQKADGTSTAAQATPKKKGWSSAAKGAVIGAGVGAVTGAIVSKRKGEGAIIGGLAGAGVGAGTGAIIDGSKKKKE; this is translated from the coding sequence ATGAAAGCTTTGTATATTTTTATAGCTGCAGTATTTCTTGTTTCTTGCCAGAATCAGGGAAAAGAGGATATCAATAAAGCAAAACAAGCTAGTATTGATTCGATGAAAGTTGAAATCAGTAAACAAAGAGTTATTGATTCAATGAGAACGGAAATGGCAAAAATCAGAGAAGAGCAGAAAGTAGAGGCACAACAAAAGTTAGAAACACAAAAAGTAGTCGTGGTCAATCAAAAAGCTGACGGAACCTCGACTGCAGCACAAGCCACTCCCAAAAAGAAAGGCTGGAGCTCAGCTGCCAAAGGAGCCGTAATAGGTGCCGGAGTAGGAGCAGTGACAGGAGCCATTGTTAGTAAAAGAAAAGGCGAAGGAGCAATAATAGGCGGTTTAGCCGGAGCAGGTGTTGGAGCCGGAACCGGAGCTATTATTGATGGCAGCAAGAAGAAAAAAGAGTAA
- a CDS encoding penicillin acylase family protein, with amino-acid sequence MKKIKKILLVLLVLIVILGIGLCAYIFHLKPKYEGEVELKNLQKETTVYFDDFGVPHIYADSEKDAMTALGYVHAQERLWQMELLRRIAPGRLSEIFGSVALKNDKFFSGIGIEEASAKAIAKLDPNSQSYKMTMAYLDGINQYMEEGVTPIEFTLVGVKKEKFTIKDVYNIFGYMSFSFAMAQKTDPLLTFIRDKYGVEYLKDLGIEGEFNTTKIRNSKENIEEYTTISKSVAALLENSLIPPFVGSNSWVAGPTKTKSGKVIFANDPHISFSQPATWYEAHLVTPDFELYGCYLAGTPYPLLAHNRNYAYGLTMFENDDIDFYQEKNKDGDSNQYQTPTGFAAYTSIKKTIKVKDTSDVVLTVKSSRHGPIMNDVLDRLGKKNPIAMSWVYTRQPIQILDAVYGLSHAKNKDDFRKAVSLVAAPGLNVMYGDAKGNVAWWATGALYKHDKGVNTFLILDGASGKDDIKEHLDFSKNPSAENPKWGYVYSANNQPEAIDGFLYPGYYLPEDRAKRISGLMDAKSDWDKEAISKMIFDNTSLVSPGVVQRLISIVAGSKLSAEEKEAINALQSWKGTNNTEDVGPTIYNKWVYLYLKNTFEDEMGADNFSLYLDTSLGKQIIARQIQNENSVWWDNIKTKNVKETRSDIVSKAFHEAIAELQEQFGTQIADWNWGKAHTVEHEHPLGKIAALRSLFNVGPFAAPGSNEVINNQFFGFNKEGKYHVKGGPSTRRVVDFSDIENSWSILPTGQSGNPFSKHYEDQAEMYNAGKFRKMKLNKEEIIKTSTKLVFKPAGR; translated from the coding sequence ATGAAAAAAATTAAAAAAATTCTGCTGGTTTTATTGGTATTGATTGTTATTCTTGGAATTGGTTTGTGTGCCTATATCTTCCATCTGAAGCCTAAATACGAAGGCGAAGTAGAATTGAAGAACCTTCAGAAAGAAACCACGGTATATTTTGATGATTTTGGAGTGCCCCATATTTACGCCGATTCTGAAAAAGACGCGATGACGGCACTTGGCTACGTTCATGCGCAGGAACGATTGTGGCAAATGGAATTACTTCGAAGAATTGCACCCGGTAGATTGTCAGAAATCTTTGGATCGGTTGCACTAAAAAATGATAAATTTTTCTCCGGAATCGGTATAGAAGAAGCTTCGGCAAAAGCCATAGCAAAATTAGATCCGAACAGTCAGAGTTATAAAATGACAATGGCTTATCTGGACGGGATAAATCAGTACATGGAAGAGGGAGTGACACCAATTGAGTTTACCCTGGTAGGAGTGAAAAAAGAAAAATTTACCATAAAAGACGTGTATAATATTTTTGGTTATATGTCTTTTAGTTTTGCAATGGCGCAAAAAACAGATCCTTTGTTAACGTTTATTCGCGATAAATACGGTGTTGAATATTTAAAAGATTTGGGGATTGAGGGGGAGTTTAATACCACCAAAATTAGAAACTCAAAAGAGAATATCGAAGAATATACTACCATTTCAAAATCGGTAGCGGCATTGCTGGAGAATTCACTTATTCCTCCTTTTGTGGGAAGTAACAGCTGGGTTGCGGGTCCCACTAAAACGAAAAGCGGAAAAGTGATTTTTGCGAATGATCCGCATATTAGCTTTTCACAGCCTGCCACCTGGTATGAAGCACATTTGGTAACACCAGATTTCGAATTGTACGGCTGTTATCTGGCCGGAACTCCTTATCCGTTATTGGCACACAATCGCAATTATGCCTATGGGCTGACGATGTTCGAGAATGATGATATCGATTTTTATCAGGAAAAAAATAAAGATGGTGATTCTAATCAATATCAGACGCCAACTGGTTTTGCGGCTTATACATCGATTAAAAAAACGATAAAAGTAAAAGATACGTCAGATGTAGTTTTGACAGTTAAATCAAGCCGACACGGGCCAATTATGAACGATGTGCTGGATCGTTTAGGAAAAAAGAATCCTATTGCAATGTCGTGGGTATATACACGACAGCCCATTCAGATTTTAGATGCAGTTTACGGACTTTCACATGCTAAAAATAAAGACGATTTTAGAAAAGCAGTTTCGCTTGTAGCGGCACCGGGTTTGAATGTGATGTATGGTGATGCCAAAGGAAATGTGGCATGGTGGGCAACCGGAGCACTTTACAAACATGATAAGGGAGTGAACACCTTTCTTATTTTGGACGGTGCCAGCGGTAAAGATGATATTAAAGAACACTTAGATTTTTCGAAGAATCCTTCTGCCGAGAATCCAAAATGGGGTTATGTGTATTCCGCTAACAACCAGCCTGAGGCGATTGACGGCTTTTTATATCCGGGATATTATTTGCCGGAGGATCGTGCCAAAAGAATTTCAGGGTTAATGGATGCAAAATCAGATTGGGATAAAGAAGCCATCAGTAAGATGATTTTTGACAATACTTCACTGGTGTCACCGGGAGTGGTGCAGCGTTTGATTTCGATCGTAGCCGGAAGTAAACTTTCAGCAGAAGAAAAAGAAGCGATAAATGCTTTGCAATCCTGGAAAGGGACCAATAATACAGAAGATGTTGGACCAACGATTTACAATAAATGGGTGTATCTGTATCTGAAAAATACGTTTGAAGACGAGATGGGGGCTGACAATTTTAGCTTATATCTTGATACTTCATTGGGGAAACAAATCATTGCAAGACAAATTCAGAATGAAAATTCCGTTTGGTGGGACAATATCAAAACTAAAAATGTAAAAGAAACCAGAAGTGATATTGTTTCAAAAGCCTTTCATGAAGCCATAGCGGAACTTCAGGAACAATTTGGAACTCAGATCGCAGATTGGAACTGGGGGAAAGCACACACTGTAGAACATGAACATCCTTTGGGAAAAATAGCCGCTTTGCGCAGTTTGTTTAACGTAGGGCCATTTGCAGCTCCGGGATCGAATGAAGTAATAAACAATCAGTTTTTCGGATTTAATAAAGAAGGAAAGTACCACGTAAAAGGCGGACCGTCAACCAGAAGAGTAGTAGATTTCTCTGATATCGAAAATAGCTGGAGTATTCTGCCAACAGGACAATCCGGTAATCCGTTCAGTAAACACTATGAGGATCAGGCAGAGATGTACAATGCCGGTAAATTCAGAAAGATGAAACTGAACAAAGAAGAGATTATTAAAACCTCCACCAAGTTGGTGTTTAAGCCTGCCGGGAGATAG